The Gordonia mangrovi genome includes the window GCACCTGACGGATGCCGTAGTGGTCGGCGATCTCGGCTGGTAGGCGCGAGGAGGAATCGGTGACGACGACGACTGGCACGGGTCTACGTTAGCCGGTCGATTTCGGGGTGGTCGGGGGCGGCGTCGGCAGCATCGAGGGCGGGGCCGGCCAGCGCGTTGCGCACCGCACCGATGACCTCGCCGGCGATCTGCCGATGGCACTCGAATCCCCAATGGATGCCGTCCGGGTTCATCGTGTCGGGTCGCTGCCCGAACGCATCGCAGGTGACCGGATAGAAGTCGGCGATGGGCAGCGCGTGGTGGCGACCCCAGCGGAGCATGGCCGCTGTGGTCGGTACCCGCCCGGCGTGCACGTACCCGTAGTACGGACTGCGGTGGGTCGGCGGCAGGCACAGCACGATCGGCAGATCGGGCCGCAACTCGGCGAGCGCCGCCCGGATCTTCTCCAGATAGTCGACCGTGACCGCCGGCGGCAGCGCCACCGGCCACCCGACCTTCGACAGTCGGGGCTGCAACCACGAGTAACCGTCGCGCACCACCTGGCGCAGTCGCGCCGGTCGCACATAGCGGATCTGCTCGCGCAGCGCGGTGGGCAGCGGCGACGGCAGGCTGTCCATCCCGCCGAACGCCAGCACCACCACCTCGGCGGTCGGCACCGCCGCCCAGATGTTGGGATCCTGGATCAGGGCCCACCAGACATCGCGACTGGTCCAGCCGATCCG containing:
- the octT gene encoding diglucosylglycerate octanoyltransferase: MTILILSDSLAYYGPTGGLPADDPRIWPSLVGAACDRDVALFGRIGWTSRDVWWALIQDPNIWAAVPTAEVVVLAFGGMDSLPSPLPTALREQIRYVRPARLRQVVRDGYSWLQPRLSKVGWPVALPPAVTVDYLEKIRAALAELRPDLPIVLCLPPTHRSPYYGYVHAGRVPTTAAMLRWGRHHALPIADFYPVTCDAFGQRPDTMNPDGIHWGFECHRQIAGEVIGAVRNALAGPALDAADAAPDHPEIDRLT